A section of the Haliaeetus albicilla chromosome 6, bHalAlb1.1, whole genome shotgun sequence genome encodes:
- the ZBTB21 gene encoding zinc finger and BTB domain-containing protein 21 — translation MEGLLHYINPAHAISLLSALNEERLKGQLCDVVLIVGDQKFRAHKNVLAASSEYFQTLFTNKENESQSVFQLDFCEPDAFDNVLNYIYSSSLFIEKGSLAAVQELGYSLGISFLTNIVSKSPQAPFPACPVKKILYQDEDESSSQKRSVIVCQNRIEAQAKSINQTQHDLSHTSKPSPSVAVKTSSRPQVTKPTETLHNLSLTERRWLKESPVSYTKVHETSGTVEDQSRGGLVKRNTVLPQMPLAEKEIASDEPGSSGQLLRGKAAEMSLKRPRPPVLSLRGASESTFLLREAGKGSSQGEDRNLLYYSKLGLVIPSSGSGPENQSIDRSGPLVKSLLRRSLSMDSQVPIYSPSVDLKPSQVSSSSSPGTNDSQKTLNVVSQKSSLKESSEKIVIDEKPQVIHPHRLRSFSASQSTDREVASPLTEVRIKTEPSSPLSDPAEIIRVTVGDASASTNKDFPFKTEDDHKEPSRLPAKRRFQADRRLPFKKLKADEQGSPGSEDNCEEGSSPTHLDTDFPDSDVSKDEYSEMEEARPNKKFKCKHCLKIFRSTAGLHRHVNMYHNPEKPYACDICHKRFHTNFKVWTHCQTQHGIVKNPSPASSSHAVLDEKFQRKLIDIVREREIKKALIVKLRRGKQGFQGQSASQAQQVIKRNLRSRTKGAYICTYCGKAYRFLSQFKQHIKMHPGEKPVGGNKAPKQKDHIHIETPVENKEVYQCRLCNAKLSSLIEQGNHERLCRNATVCPYCSLRFSSPELTHEHESKCEYKKLTCLECMRSFKSSFSIWRHQVEVHNQNTMAPSENFSLPILDHNGEITSSSRLPPQSESNKMNNFVAAKEDGVFSDSSEQINFDSEDSSCLPEDLSVSKQFKIQIKEEPADDIEDEVTETSREPKEVVSNKDAGLWPCEKCGKIFTVRKQLERHQELLCSVKPFICHVCNKAFRTNFRLWSHFQSHMSQAAEESTNKEPEICPPANSPSPPPLPPPPPLPKIQPLEPDSPTGLSESSTTTEKLFVPQESDTLFYHAPPLSAITFKRQYMCKLCHRTFKTAFSLWSHEQTHN, via the coding sequence ATGGAGGGGCTCTTGCATTACATAAATCCAGCGCATGCCATTTCACTTCTAAGCGCACTGAATGAGGAGCGTCTAAAGGGACAGCTGTGTGATGTTGTTCTTATAGTAGGAGATCAGAAATTTCGAGCTCATAAAAACGTTCTGGCTGCCAGCAGTGAGTACTTCCAGACTCTGTTCACGAATAAGGAGAATGAGTCTCAGTCAGTGTTTCAACTCGACTTCTGTGAGCCAGATGCTTTTGATAATGTGTTAAACTACATTTATTCTTCATCCTTGTTCATTGAGAAAGGCAGTCTTGCAGCTGTGCAAGAACTGGGCTACAGTCTTGGAATATCCTTTCTTACAAACATTGTTTCTAAGAGTCCTCAAGCTCCTTTTCCCGCTTGCCCTgttaagaaaatactgtatCAAGATGAAGATGAAAGTAGTTCTCAGAAGAGAAGTGTCATTGTCTGTCAGAACAGAATTGAAGCACAAGCGAAAAGTATAAATCAAACACAACATGATTTAAGCCATACTTCTAAACCTTCACCCTCTGTTGCTGTCAAAACTAGCAGTAGGCCACAAGTAACAAAACCAACTGAAACCCTTCACAACTTATCACTGACTGAAAGGAGATGGCTGAAAGAAAGCCCTGTGAGCTATACCAAGGTTCATGAAACTTCTGGAACTGTGGAGGATCAGAGCAGAGGTGGTTTAGTGAAAAGGAACACAGTACTGCCTCAAATGCCTttagcagagaaagaaattgcAAGCGATGAACCAGGAAGCAGTGGTCAGCTTTTAAGAGGAAAGGCCGCAGAGATGTCATTAAAAAGACCGCGTCCACCAGTCTTATCTCTGCGTGGCGCATCAGAATCTACATTTTTGTTGCGAGAGGCAGGAAAGGGAAGTAGTCAAGGTGAAGACAGAAATTTGCTATACTACTCAAAGTTAGGGCTAGTAATCCCATCTAGTGGATCTGGTCCAGAAAACCAAAGTATTGACAGAAGTGGGCCACTTGTAAAAAGTCTCCTTCGAAGGTCACTGTCCATGGACAGCCAGGTTCCTATTTACTCACCTTCTGTTGACCTAAAACCTTCACAGgtatcctcctcctcctcaccggGAACTAATGATTCCCAGAAGACACTTAATGTTGTATCTCAAAAGTCATCCTTGAAAGAGTCATCAGAGAAGATAGTCATAGATGAAAAACCACAGGTAATACACCCACATCGCCTTAGGTCTTTCAGTGCCTCTCAGTCAACTGATAGGGAGGTTGCTTCCCCTCTCACAGAGGTGCGAATAAAAACTGAACCTAGCAGTCCACTTTCAGATCCTGCTGAAATAATAAGAGTTACAGTGGGTGATGCTTCAGCATCGACAAATAAAgactttccttttaaaactgaGGATGATCATAAGGAACCAAGTAGACTTCCAGCAAAAAGGAGATTTCAAGCTGATAGAAGACTACCATTTAAGAAACTGAAGGCAGATGAGCAGGGTTCTCCTGGGTCAGAAGATAACTGTGAGGAAGGCTCAAGCCCTACGCACCTTGATACTGATTTTCCTGATTCTGATGTCAGTAAAGATGAATACAGCGAGATGGAAGAAGCAAGACCAAATAAGAAATTTAAATGTAAGCACTGCCTTAAAATTTTCAGATCAACAGCAGGTCTTCATCGTCATGTTAACATGTATCATAATCCAGAGAAGCCCTATGCTTGTGACATATGCCACAAGAGATTCCACACAAATTTCAAAGTGTGGACGCACTGCCAGACACAACATGGAATTGTGAAGAATCCCTCACCAGCTTCCAGTTCGCATGCTGTTTTGGATGAAAAATTCCAAAGAAAACTGATCGATATAGTgagggagagagaaattaaaaaagctcTAATTGTTAAACTAAGACGTGGCAAGCAAGGTTTTCAGGGACAGTCTGCTTCACAAGCACAACAAGTCATCAAAAGGAATTTAAGATCGAGAACCAAAGGAGCCTATATTTGTACCTACTGTGGGAAAGCTTATCGTTTCCTCTCGCAATTTAAACAGCACATAAAAATGCACCCAGGGGAGAAACCAGTTGGAGGGAATAAGGCTCCTAAGCAGAAAGATCATATTCATATTGAAACTCCAGTAGAAAACAAAGAGGTTTATCAGTGCCGTCTCTGCAATGCTAAGCTCTCTTCACTTATTGAACAGGGAAATCATGAGCGACTCTGTAGAAATGCTACTGTCTGTCCTTACTGCAGCCTTAGATTTTCTTCTCCAGAGCTGACGCATGAGCACGAAAGCAAGTGTGAATACAAGAAACTTACTTGTCTTGAGTGTATGCGTAGCTTTAAATCATCCTTTAGTATTTGGCGTCATCAAGTTGAAGTTCACAATCAAAACACAATGGCTCCATCAGAGAACTTTTCTTTACCTATCCTGGATCACAATGGAGAAATAACTAGTTCATCAAGATTGCCTCCTCAGTCAGAATCCAATAAAATGAACAATTTTGTTGCTGCAAAGGAAGATGGTGTATTCAGTGATTCATCAGAACAAATAAATTTTGATTCTGAAGATTCCTCATGCCTACCTGAAGACTTAAGTGTTTCCAAGCAGTTTAAAATTCAGATCAAAGAAGAGCCTGCAGATGATATAGAGGATGAGGTCACTGAAACGAGCAGGGAGCCTAAGGAAGTAGTCTCTAACAAAGATGCTGGTTTGTGGCCCTGTGAAAAGTGTGGAAAGATTTTCACTGTACGCAAACAGCTGGAGCGTCACCAAGAGCTCTTATGCTCTGTGAAGCCATTTATTTGTCATGTGTGTAACAAGGCCTTCCGAACCAATTTCCGGCTGTGGAGTCACTTCCAGTCTCATATGTCACAGGCTGCAGAGGAGTCCACAAATAAGGAGCCTGAGATATGTCCACCAGCTAATtccccatcaccaccacccttacctccacccccacccctccccaaaaTCCAGCCTTTGGAGCCTGATAGTCCGACAGGCTTGTCTGAAAGCTCCACTactactgaaaaattatttgtaccGCAGGAGTCAGATACACTCTTCTATCATGCTCCACCACTCTCAGCTATCACATTCAAAAGACAATACATGTGTAAACTCTGTCACAGGACTTTCAAGACAGCTTTTAGTCTTTGGAGCCATGAACAGACACACAATTAG